The following are encoded together in the Brassica napus cultivar Da-Ae chromosome A9, Da-Ae, whole genome shotgun sequence genome:
- the LOC106362702 gene encoding uncharacterized ATP-dependent helicase C29A10.10c isoform X3, translating to MEREENKSLINEVFSWSLQKILNKDIFKERIRTIPEKFWSVDEYLNCFVPHLLEETRTELCSSLGSLSKAPVFYIRSVEARTIKETSRRSNHFNISLKGVDVERNNTIYEPKCGDLIALTEAGRPRSVNDLNPLVLAYVFSVEDETHFSVHCSVSISIDERFPFGSGVFLMTLTTNTRIWKALHYEGGNMSLIKSVLQANTEDTDHSVSSRTWGNNVTDIIRSTNLNASQESAVLSCLETRSFSEKTSVKLIWGPPGTGKTKTVATLLFALLNLGCKTVVCAPTNTAVVGVASRLLASVKESSPPGHSTYGLGNIVLSGNRVRMGIDSKNNDLLDVFLEHRISKLSKLSLLLSGWELSLSSFIDFLEKAESNYKAYVLSSEKKKELDKNKEKIHTFGEFIKKEFHKVMDHMEDHVVDMYTHLPKSFISSTDVKKTITARQALHNARSFLKKNSSKHDFEIRSFVLYCLEPLRLLPKRFRIPTLLENEDGMRFCLQNACIIFCTASGASQMTVERTGSIELLVVDEAAQLKECESVAALQLQGLRHVVLIGDELQLPAMVQSEVCEKAKFGRSLFERLVLLGHNKHLLDVQYRMHPSISLFPNMEFYGGKISDAAIVKERGYQKRFLQGNMFGSFSFINVGLGKEEFGDGNSPKNMVEVAVISEIISNLFKVSSETKTKMSVGVISPYKGQIRAIQERIGDKYNNVSDQLFTLNVRSVDGFQGGEEDVIIISTVRSNGNGKIGFLSNHQRANVALTRARHCLWVVGNERTLTMSGSVWTKLVRDSKRRGCFYDAIDDKNLRDAMNDAMLKVDMSDVYSSFGSLSIRRGRMNA from the exons ATGGAGAGGGAAGAGAACAAAAGTCTGATTAATGAAGTCTTCTCTTGGTCACTCCAAAAGATTCTCAACAAAGACATCTTCAAGGAACGTATAAGGACGATACCGGAGAAGTTCTGGTCCGTTGATGAGTACCTTAACTGCTTCGTTCCTCACCTATTAGAGGAAACACGAACAGAGTTGTGCTCAAGCTTGGGATCTTTATCAAAAGCACCTGTCTTCTACATACGTTCCGTGGAGGCAAGGACAATCAAAGAAACTAGTAGAAGATCAAACCATTTCAATATATCACTAAAGGGAGTTGATGTAGAAAGAAACAACACAATCTATGAGCCGAAATGCGGAGACCTCATTGCTCTCACAGAAGCAGGAAGGCCAAGAAGCGTTAACGACTTGAACCCACTGGTTCTTGCGTATGTGTTCTCTGTTGAAGATGAGACACACTTCTCTGTTCACTGTTCTGTATCCATATCCATTGATGAGAGGTTTCCATTTGGCTCTGGTGTTTTTCTCATGACTTTGACCACTAACACTCGTATCTGGAAAGCTTTGCATTACGAAGGTGGGAACATGAGTCTCATCAAGAGTGTTCTTCAGGCTAATACCGAG GATACAGATCACTCTGTTTCTTCTAGGACTTGGGGGAATAATGTAACGGATATAATACGTTCAACGAACTTAAACGCTTCTCAAGAATCTGCAGTTTTGAGTTGCTTGGAAACAAGGAGTTTTAGTGAGAAGACTAGTGTGAAACTGATATGGGGACCACCCGGTACAGGCAAGACAAAGACGGTCGCTACTCTTCTCTTTGCCCTTCTCAACTTAGGTTGCAAAACAGTCGTGTGCGCTCCTACAAACACAGCTGTGGTTGGAGTTGCATCGAGGCTATTGGCATCGGTTAAAGAATCTTCTCCCCCAGGTCATTCTACGTACGGTCTAGGGAATATCGTTTTATCCGGAAACCGAGTTAGAATGGGGATAGACAGCAAGAACAATGATCTCCTCGATGTGTTTCTCGAGCATCGGATCAGTAAACTGAGTAAACTGTCACTGTTATTGTCTGGATGGGAATTGAGTTTGAGTTCTTTCATAGATTTTCTTGAGAAGGCTGAGTCTAATTACAAGGCATATGTCTTGTCAAGCGAAAAGAAGAAAG AGTTGGATAAGAATAAAGAAAAGATTCATACATTTGGAGAGTTTATAAAGAAAGAGTTTCAT AAGGTGATGGATCATATGGAGGATCATGTGGTGGATATGTACACACATCTGCCTAAGTCTTTTATATCATCTACTGATGTGAAGAAAACGATTACAGCCCGTCAAGCTCTTCATAATGCTAGGTCTTTCCTTAAGAAGAACTCATCCAAACATGATTTTGAGATTAGAAGCTTCGTACTTTATTGCCTGGAGCCTCTACGTTTGCTTCCAAAACGTTTTAGGATTCCAACCTTGTTGGAAAACGAGGATGGGATGAGATTTTGCCTACAAAATGCATGCATAATCTTCTGCACTGCCTCTGGTGCTTCTCAAATGACCGTTGAAAGGACAGGATCTATAGAACTACTTGTAGTTGACGAGGCAGCTCAACTTAAAGAATGTGAATCAGTTGCTGCATTGCAACTTCAGGGCCTGCGCCATGTTGTTCTAATAGGTGATGAGCTTCAGCTACCAGCTATGGTACAAAGCGAG GTGTGTGAGAAGGCTAAGTTTGGGAGAAGCTTGTTTGAGAGATTGGTATTGCTTGGCCACAACAAACACTTGCTTGATGTTCAGTACCGTATGCATCCCTCTATAAGTCTCTTCCCCAACATGGAGTTTTATGGTGGGAAGATCTCTGATGCTGCCATTGTTAAAGAAAGAGGCTATCAAAAGAGGTTTCTTCAAGGGAACATGTTTGGTTCTTTCTCGTTCATCAACGTGGGACTTGGGAAAGAAGAGTTTGGTGATGGGAATAGTCCTAAGAACATGGTTGAGGTCGCTGTGATTTCCGAAATTATATCCAATCTTTTCAAag TGTCAAGTGAGACGAAGACAAAGATGAGCGTTGGCGTTATTTCACCTTATAAAGGTCAGATAAGAGCAATCCAGGAGAGGATCGGAGATAAGTACAATAACGTATCAGATCAGCTTTTCACTTTGAATGTTCGGTCGGTTGATGGGTTTCAaggtggagaagaagatgtgatcATCATATCAACCGTGAGAAGCAACGGTAATGGAAAAATAGGGTTTCTCAGTAACCATCAAAGAGCCAACGTAGCACTCACTCGTGCAAGGCACTGCTTATGGGTGGTTGGGAACGAGAGGACTCTAACCATGAGCGGTTCGGTTTGGACAAAGCTCGTAAGGGACTCAAAGAGACGTGGTTGTTTCTATGATGCTATTGATGACAAGAATCTAAGAGATGCCATGAATGATGCTATGCTCAAGGTCGACATGTCGGATGTGTATTCTAGTTTTGGATCTCTCTCGATCAGGAGAGGGAGAATGAATGCTTGA
- the LOC106362702 gene encoding uncharacterized ATP-dependent helicase C29A10.10c isoform X4, whose protein sequence is MEREENKSLINEVFSWSLQKILNKDIFKERIRTIPEKFWSVDEYLNCFVPHLLEETRTELCSSLGSLSKAPVFYIRSVEARTIKETSRRSNHFNISLKGVDVERNNTIYEPKCGDLIALTEAGRPRSVNDLNPLVLAYVFSVEDETHFSVHCSVSISIDERFPFGSGVFLMTLTTNTRIWKALHYEGGNMSLIKSVLQANTEDTDHSVSSRTWGNNVTDIIRSTNLNASQESAVLSCLETRSFSEKTSVKLIWGPPGTGKTKTVATLLFALLNLGCKTVVCAPTNTAVVGVASRLLASVKESSPPGHSTYGLGNIVLSGNRVRMGIDSKNNDLLDVFLEHRISKLSKLSLLLSGWELSLSSFIDFLEKAESNYKAYVLSSEKKKGEDKRSFLESFGEFVKKMFYGSSQEVKDHVVDMYTHLPKSFISSTDVKKTITARQALHNARSFLKKNSSKHDFEIRSFVLYCLEPLRLLPKRFRIPTLLENEDGMRFCLQNACIIFCTASGASQMTVERTGSIELLVVDEAAQLKECESVAALQLQGLRHVVLIGDELQLPAMVQSEVCEKAKFGRSLFERLVLLGHNKHLLDVQYRMHPSISLFPNMEFYGGKISDAAIVKERGYQKRFLQGNMFGSFSFINVGLGKEEFGDGNSPKNMVEVAVISEIISNLFKVSSETKTKMSVGVISPYKGQIRAIQERIGDKYNNVSDQLFTLNVRSVDGFQGGEEDVIIISTVRSNGNGKIGFLSNHQRANVALTRARHCLWVVGNERTLTMSGSVWTKLVRDSKRRGCFYDAIDDKNLRDAMNDAMLKVDMSDVYSSFGSLSIRRGRMNA, encoded by the exons ATGGAGAGGGAAGAGAACAAAAGTCTGATTAATGAAGTCTTCTCTTGGTCACTCCAAAAGATTCTCAACAAAGACATCTTCAAGGAACGTATAAGGACGATACCGGAGAAGTTCTGGTCCGTTGATGAGTACCTTAACTGCTTCGTTCCTCACCTATTAGAGGAAACACGAACAGAGTTGTGCTCAAGCTTGGGATCTTTATCAAAAGCACCTGTCTTCTACATACGTTCCGTGGAGGCAAGGACAATCAAAGAAACTAGTAGAAGATCAAACCATTTCAATATATCACTAAAGGGAGTTGATGTAGAAAGAAACAACACAATCTATGAGCCGAAATGCGGAGACCTCATTGCTCTCACAGAAGCAGGAAGGCCAAGAAGCGTTAACGACTTGAACCCACTGGTTCTTGCGTATGTGTTCTCTGTTGAAGATGAGACACACTTCTCTGTTCACTGTTCTGTATCCATATCCATTGATGAGAGGTTTCCATTTGGCTCTGGTGTTTTTCTCATGACTTTGACCACTAACACTCGTATCTGGAAAGCTTTGCATTACGAAGGTGGGAACATGAGTCTCATCAAGAGTGTTCTTCAGGCTAATACCGAG GATACAGATCACTCTGTTTCTTCTAGGACTTGGGGGAATAATGTAACGGATATAATACGTTCAACGAACTTAAACGCTTCTCAAGAATCTGCAGTTTTGAGTTGCTTGGAAACAAGGAGTTTTAGTGAGAAGACTAGTGTGAAACTGATATGGGGACCACCCGGTACAGGCAAGACAAAGACGGTCGCTACTCTTCTCTTTGCCCTTCTCAACTTAGGTTGCAAAACAGTCGTGTGCGCTCCTACAAACACAGCTGTGGTTGGAGTTGCATCGAGGCTATTGGCATCGGTTAAAGAATCTTCTCCCCCAGGTCATTCTACGTACGGTCTAGGGAATATCGTTTTATCCGGAAACCGAGTTAGAATGGGGATAGACAGCAAGAACAATGATCTCCTCGATGTGTTTCTCGAGCATCGGATCAGTAAACTGAGTAAACTGTCACTGTTATTGTCTGGATGGGAATTGAGTTTGAGTTCTTTCATAGATTTTCTTGAGAAGGCTGAGTCTAATTACAAGGCATATGTCTTGTCAAGCGAAAAGAAGAAAGGTGAAGACAAGAGAAGCTTTCTTGAATCATTTGGAGAGTTCGTTAAGAAGATGTTTTATGGATCTAGCCAAGA AGTGAAA GATCATGTGGTGGATATGTACACACATCTGCCTAAGTCTTTTATATCATCTACTGATGTGAAGAAAACGATTACAGCCCGTCAAGCTCTTCATAATGCTAGGTCTTTCCTTAAGAAGAACTCATCCAAACATGATTTTGAGATTAGAAGCTTCGTACTTTATTGCCTGGAGCCTCTACGTTTGCTTCCAAAACGTTTTAGGATTCCAACCTTGTTGGAAAACGAGGATGGGATGAGATTTTGCCTACAAAATGCATGCATAATCTTCTGCACTGCCTCTGGTGCTTCTCAAATGACCGTTGAAAGGACAGGATCTATAGAACTACTTGTAGTTGACGAGGCAGCTCAACTTAAAGAATGTGAATCAGTTGCTGCATTGCAACTTCAGGGCCTGCGCCATGTTGTTCTAATAGGTGATGAGCTTCAGCTACCAGCTATGGTACAAAGCGAG GTGTGTGAGAAGGCTAAGTTTGGGAGAAGCTTGTTTGAGAGATTGGTATTGCTTGGCCACAACAAACACTTGCTTGATGTTCAGTACCGTATGCATCCCTCTATAAGTCTCTTCCCCAACATGGAGTTTTATGGTGGGAAGATCTCTGATGCTGCCATTGTTAAAGAAAGAGGCTATCAAAAGAGGTTTCTTCAAGGGAACATGTTTGGTTCTTTCTCGTTCATCAACGTGGGACTTGGGAAAGAAGAGTTTGGTGATGGGAATAGTCCTAAGAACATGGTTGAGGTCGCTGTGATTTCCGAAATTATATCCAATCTTTTCAAag TGTCAAGTGAGACGAAGACAAAGATGAGCGTTGGCGTTATTTCACCTTATAAAGGTCAGATAAGAGCAATCCAGGAGAGGATCGGAGATAAGTACAATAACGTATCAGATCAGCTTTTCACTTTGAATGTTCGGTCGGTTGATGGGTTTCAaggtggagaagaagatgtgatcATCATATCAACCGTGAGAAGCAACGGTAATGGAAAAATAGGGTTTCTCAGTAACCATCAAAGAGCCAACGTAGCACTCACTCGTGCAAGGCACTGCTTATGGGTGGTTGGGAACGAGAGGACTCTAACCATGAGCGGTTCGGTTTGGACAAAGCTCGTAAGGGACTCAAAGAGACGTGGTTGTTTCTATGATGCTATTGATGACAAGAATCTAAGAGATGCCATGAATGATGCTATGCTCAAGGTCGACATGTCGGATGTGTATTCTAGTTTTGGATCTCTCTCGATCAGGAGAGGGAGAATGAATGCTTGA
- the LOC106362702 gene encoding uncharacterized ATP-dependent helicase C29A10.10c isoform X2, with product MEREENKSLINEVFSWSLQKILNKDIFKERIRTIPEKFWSVDEYLNCFVPHLLEETRTELCSSLGSLSKAPVFYIRSVEARTIKETSRRSNHFNISLKGVDVERNNTIYEPKCGDLIALTEAGRPRSVNDLNPLVLAYVFSVEDETHFSVHCSVSISIDERFPFGSGVFLMTLTTNTRIWKALHYEGGNMSLIKSVLQANTEDTDHSVSSRTWGNNVTDIIRSTNLNASQESAVLSCLETRSFSEKTSVKLIWGPPGTGKTKTVATLLFALLNLGCKTVVCAPTNTAVVGVASRLLASVKESSPPGHSTYGLGNIVLSGNRVRMGIDSKNNDLLDVFLEHRISKLSKLSLLLSGWELSLSSFIDFLEKAESNYKAYVLSSEKKKGEDKRSFLESFGEFVKKMFYGSSQELDKNMVDMYTHLPKSFISSTDVKKTITARQALHNARSFLKKNSSKHDFEIRSFVLYCLEPLRLLPKRFRIPTLLENEDGMRFCLQNACIIFCTASGASQMTVERTGSIELLVVDEAAQLKECESVAALQLQGLRHVVLIGDELQLPAMVQSEAKFGRSLFERLVLLGHNKHLLDVQYRMHPSISLFPNMEFYGGKISDAAIVKERGYQKRFLQGNMFGSFSFINVGLGKEEFGDGNSPKNMVEVAVISEIISNLFKVSSETKTKMSVGVISPYKGQIRAIQERIGDKYNNVSDQLFTLNVRSVDGFQGGEEDVIIISTVRSNGNGKIGFLSNHQRANVALTRARHCLWVVGNERTLTMSGSVWTKLVRDSKRRGCFYDAIDDKNLRDAMNDAMLKVDMSDVYSSFGSLSIRRGRMNA from the exons ATGGAGAGGGAAGAGAACAAAAGTCTGATTAATGAAGTCTTCTCTTGGTCACTCCAAAAGATTCTCAACAAAGACATCTTCAAGGAACGTATAAGGACGATACCGGAGAAGTTCTGGTCCGTTGATGAGTACCTTAACTGCTTCGTTCCTCACCTATTAGAGGAAACACGAACAGAGTTGTGCTCAAGCTTGGGATCTTTATCAAAAGCACCTGTCTTCTACATACGTTCCGTGGAGGCAAGGACAATCAAAGAAACTAGTAGAAGATCAAACCATTTCAATATATCACTAAAGGGAGTTGATGTAGAAAGAAACAACACAATCTATGAGCCGAAATGCGGAGACCTCATTGCTCTCACAGAAGCAGGAAGGCCAAGAAGCGTTAACGACTTGAACCCACTGGTTCTTGCGTATGTGTTCTCTGTTGAAGATGAGACACACTTCTCTGTTCACTGTTCTGTATCCATATCCATTGATGAGAGGTTTCCATTTGGCTCTGGTGTTTTTCTCATGACTTTGACCACTAACACTCGTATCTGGAAAGCTTTGCATTACGAAGGTGGGAACATGAGTCTCATCAAGAGTGTTCTTCAGGCTAATACCGAG GATACAGATCACTCTGTTTCTTCTAGGACTTGGGGGAATAATGTAACGGATATAATACGTTCAACGAACTTAAACGCTTCTCAAGAATCTGCAGTTTTGAGTTGCTTGGAAACAAGGAGTTTTAGTGAGAAGACTAGTGTGAAACTGATATGGGGACCACCCGGTACAGGCAAGACAAAGACGGTCGCTACTCTTCTCTTTGCCCTTCTCAACTTAGGTTGCAAAACAGTCGTGTGCGCTCCTACAAACACAGCTGTGGTTGGAGTTGCATCGAGGCTATTGGCATCGGTTAAAGAATCTTCTCCCCCAGGTCATTCTACGTACGGTCTAGGGAATATCGTTTTATCCGGAAACCGAGTTAGAATGGGGATAGACAGCAAGAACAATGATCTCCTCGATGTGTTTCTCGAGCATCGGATCAGTAAACTGAGTAAACTGTCACTGTTATTGTCTGGATGGGAATTGAGTTTGAGTTCTTTCATAGATTTTCTTGAGAAGGCTGAGTCTAATTACAAGGCATATGTCTTGTCAAGCGAAAAGAAGAAAGGTGAAGACAAGAGAAGCTTTCTTGAATCATTTGGAGAGTTCGTTAAGAAGATGTTTTATGGATCTAGCCAAGAGTTGGATAAGAATA TGGTGGATATGTACACACATCTGCCTAAGTCTTTTATATCATCTACTGATGTGAAGAAAACGATTACAGCCCGTCAAGCTCTTCATAATGCTAGGTCTTTCCTTAAGAAGAACTCATCCAAACATGATTTTGAGATTAGAAGCTTCGTACTTTATTGCCTGGAGCCTCTACGTTTGCTTCCAAAACGTTTTAGGATTCCAACCTTGTTGGAAAACGAGGATGGGATGAGATTTTGCCTACAAAATGCATGCATAATCTTCTGCACTGCCTCTGGTGCTTCTCAAATGACCGTTGAAAGGACAGGATCTATAGAACTACTTGTAGTTGACGAGGCAGCTCAACTTAAAGAATGTGAATCAGTTGCTGCATTGCAACTTCAGGGCCTGCGCCATGTTGTTCTAATAGGTGATGAGCTTCAGCTACCAGCTATGGTACAAAGCGAG GCTAAGTTTGGGAGAAGCTTGTTTGAGAGATTGGTATTGCTTGGCCACAACAAACACTTGCTTGATGTTCAGTACCGTATGCATCCCTCTATAAGTCTCTTCCCCAACATGGAGTTTTATGGTGGGAAGATCTCTGATGCTGCCATTGTTAAAGAAAGAGGCTATCAAAAGAGGTTTCTTCAAGGGAACATGTTTGGTTCTTTCTCGTTCATCAACGTGGGACTTGGGAAAGAAGAGTTTGGTGATGGGAATAGTCCTAAGAACATGGTTGAGGTCGCTGTGATTTCCGAAATTATATCCAATCTTTTCAAag TGTCAAGTGAGACGAAGACAAAGATGAGCGTTGGCGTTATTTCACCTTATAAAGGTCAGATAAGAGCAATCCAGGAGAGGATCGGAGATAAGTACAATAACGTATCAGATCAGCTTTTCACTTTGAATGTTCGGTCGGTTGATGGGTTTCAaggtggagaagaagatgtgatcATCATATCAACCGTGAGAAGCAACGGTAATGGAAAAATAGGGTTTCTCAGTAACCATCAAAGAGCCAACGTAGCACTCACTCGTGCAAGGCACTGCTTATGGGTGGTTGGGAACGAGAGGACTCTAACCATGAGCGGTTCGGTTTGGACAAAGCTCGTAAGGGACTCAAAGAGACGTGGTTGTTTCTATGATGCTATTGATGACAAGAATCTAAGAGATGCCATGAATGATGCTATGCTCAAGGTCGACATGTCGGATGTGTATTCTAGTTTTGGATCTCTCTCGATCAGGAGAGGGAGAATGAATGCTTGA
- the LOC106362702 gene encoding probable helicase senataxin isoform X1: MEREENKSLINEVFSWSLQKILNKDIFKERIRTIPEKFWSVDEYLNCFVPHLLEETRTELCSSLGSLSKAPVFYIRSVEARTIKETSRRSNHFNISLKGVDVERNNTIYEPKCGDLIALTEAGRPRSVNDLNPLVLAYVFSVEDETHFSVHCSVSISIDERFPFGSGVFLMTLTTNTRIWKALHYEGGNMSLIKSVLQANTEDTDHSVSSRTWGNNVTDIIRSTNLNASQESAVLSCLETRSFSEKTSVKLIWGPPGTGKTKTVATLLFALLNLGCKTVVCAPTNTAVVGVASRLLASVKESSPPGHSTYGLGNIVLSGNRVRMGIDSKNNDLLDVFLEHRISKLSKLSLLLSGWELSLSSFIDFLEKAESNYKAYVLSSEKKKGEDKRSFLESFGEFVKKMFYGSSQELDKNKEKIHTFGEFIKKEFQELDKVMDHMEDHVVDMYTHLPKSFISSTDVKKTITARQALHNARSFLKKNSSKHDFEIRSFVLYCLEPLRLLPKRFRIPTLLENEDGMRFCLQNACIIFCTASGASQMTVERTGSIELLVVDEAAQLKECESVAALQLQGLRHVVLIGDELQLPAMVQSEVCEKAKFGRSLFERLVLLGHNKHLLDVQYRMHPSISLFPNMEFYGGKISDAAIVKERGYQKRFLQGNMFGSFSFINVGLGKEEFGDGNSPKNMVEVAVISEIISNLFKVSSETKTKMSVGVISPYKGQIRAIQERIGDKYNNVSDQLFTLNVRSVDGFQGGEEDVIIISTVRSNGNGKIGFLSNHQRANVALTRARHCLWVVGNERTLTMSGSVWTKLVRDSKRRGCFYDAIDDKNLRDAMNDAMLKVDMSDVYSSFGSLSIRRGRMNA, from the exons ATGGAGAGGGAAGAGAACAAAAGTCTGATTAATGAAGTCTTCTCTTGGTCACTCCAAAAGATTCTCAACAAAGACATCTTCAAGGAACGTATAAGGACGATACCGGAGAAGTTCTGGTCCGTTGATGAGTACCTTAACTGCTTCGTTCCTCACCTATTAGAGGAAACACGAACAGAGTTGTGCTCAAGCTTGGGATCTTTATCAAAAGCACCTGTCTTCTACATACGTTCCGTGGAGGCAAGGACAATCAAAGAAACTAGTAGAAGATCAAACCATTTCAATATATCACTAAAGGGAGTTGATGTAGAAAGAAACAACACAATCTATGAGCCGAAATGCGGAGACCTCATTGCTCTCACAGAAGCAGGAAGGCCAAGAAGCGTTAACGACTTGAACCCACTGGTTCTTGCGTATGTGTTCTCTGTTGAAGATGAGACACACTTCTCTGTTCACTGTTCTGTATCCATATCCATTGATGAGAGGTTTCCATTTGGCTCTGGTGTTTTTCTCATGACTTTGACCACTAACACTCGTATCTGGAAAGCTTTGCATTACGAAGGTGGGAACATGAGTCTCATCAAGAGTGTTCTTCAGGCTAATACCGAG GATACAGATCACTCTGTTTCTTCTAGGACTTGGGGGAATAATGTAACGGATATAATACGTTCAACGAACTTAAACGCTTCTCAAGAATCTGCAGTTTTGAGTTGCTTGGAAACAAGGAGTTTTAGTGAGAAGACTAGTGTGAAACTGATATGGGGACCACCCGGTACAGGCAAGACAAAGACGGTCGCTACTCTTCTCTTTGCCCTTCTCAACTTAGGTTGCAAAACAGTCGTGTGCGCTCCTACAAACACAGCTGTGGTTGGAGTTGCATCGAGGCTATTGGCATCGGTTAAAGAATCTTCTCCCCCAGGTCATTCTACGTACGGTCTAGGGAATATCGTTTTATCCGGAAACCGAGTTAGAATGGGGATAGACAGCAAGAACAATGATCTCCTCGATGTGTTTCTCGAGCATCGGATCAGTAAACTGAGTAAACTGTCACTGTTATTGTCTGGATGGGAATTGAGTTTGAGTTCTTTCATAGATTTTCTTGAGAAGGCTGAGTCTAATTACAAGGCATATGTCTTGTCAAGCGAAAAGAAGAAAGGTGAAGACAAGAGAAGCTTTCTTGAATCATTTGGAGAGTTCGTTAAGAAGATGTTTTATGGATCTAGCCAAGAGTTGGATAAGAATAAAGAAAAGATTCATACATTTGGAGAGTTTATAAAGAAAGA GTT CCAAGAACTGGACAAGGTGATGGATCATATGGAGGATCATGTGGTGGATATGTACACACATCTGCCTAAGTCTTTTATATCATCTACTGATGTGAAGAAAACGATTACAGCCCGTCAAGCTCTTCATAATGCTAGGTCTTTCCTTAAGAAGAACTCATCCAAACATGATTTTGAGATTAGAAGCTTCGTACTTTATTGCCTGGAGCCTCTACGTTTGCTTCCAAAACGTTTTAGGATTCCAACCTTGTTGGAAAACGAGGATGGGATGAGATTTTGCCTACAAAATGCATGCATAATCTTCTGCACTGCCTCTGGTGCTTCTCAAATGACCGTTGAAAGGACAGGATCTATAGAACTACTTGTAGTTGACGAGGCAGCTCAACTTAAAGAATGTGAATCAGTTGCTGCATTGCAACTTCAGGGCCTGCGCCATGTTGTTCTAATAGGTGATGAGCTTCAGCTACCAGCTATGGTACAAAGCGAG GTGTGTGAGAAGGCTAAGTTTGGGAGAAGCTTGTTTGAGAGATTGGTATTGCTTGGCCACAACAAACACTTGCTTGATGTTCAGTACCGTATGCATCCCTCTATAAGTCTCTTCCCCAACATGGAGTTTTATGGTGGGAAGATCTCTGATGCTGCCATTGTTAAAGAAAGAGGCTATCAAAAGAGGTTTCTTCAAGGGAACATGTTTGGTTCTTTCTCGTTCATCAACGTGGGACTTGGGAAAGAAGAGTTTGGTGATGGGAATAGTCCTAAGAACATGGTTGAGGTCGCTGTGATTTCCGAAATTATATCCAATCTTTTCAAag TGTCAAGTGAGACGAAGACAAAGATGAGCGTTGGCGTTATTTCACCTTATAAAGGTCAGATAAGAGCAATCCAGGAGAGGATCGGAGATAAGTACAATAACGTATCAGATCAGCTTTTCACTTTGAATGTTCGGTCGGTTGATGGGTTTCAaggtggagaagaagatgtgatcATCATATCAACCGTGAGAAGCAACGGTAATGGAAAAATAGGGTTTCTCAGTAACCATCAAAGAGCCAACGTAGCACTCACTCGTGCAAGGCACTGCTTATGGGTGGTTGGGAACGAGAGGACTCTAACCATGAGCGGTTCGGTTTGGACAAAGCTCGTAAGGGACTCAAAGAGACGTGGTTGTTTCTATGATGCTATTGATGACAAGAATCTAAGAGATGCCATGAATGATGCTATGCTCAAGGTCGACATGTCGGATGTGTATTCTAGTTTTGGATCTCTCTCGATCAGGAGAGGGAGAATGAATGCTTGA